CCGACCAAGATAGCCGCAGTCGAACAACCGGGGTCGGTCAACTCAGTTGCGGTAAAGAATGGCATTGTAGCCACGGCAGTTGAAAACGAGGACGTGACACTGCCCGGTTCGATCGTCTTCCACGACACCGACGGAAACGTACTTTCAACGGTCACAGCCGGAGTGCTGCCCGACAACATCGTATTTAGCCCGGATGGATTGAAAGTCCTGACGGCCAATGAAGGTCAACCGAATGATGATTACACGGTAGACCCAGAAGGATCTGTAACCATCGTCGATCTCGGCGACGGTTCCATTGCTTCTGTGAGCGCTCTGAACAATGACAACGTCACTCAGGTTACCTTCGAAGGTTTTAACGACAAATTGTATTCTTTGCTCAATAAAGGTGTTCGCATCTTCGGTCCCGGAGCCACGGTGGCCCAGGATCTGGAGCCTGAGTATATCGCTATGTCGGCGGACAGTGCCTACGCGTTTGTATCTCTTCAGGAAAACAACGCCATCGCGGTCATAGACTGTGCGGCAGGAGAAGCAATCGACATCCTGCCTCTTGGATACAAAGACCACAGTAGTGGCCAACCACACTTGGACCAATACACCTTCACCGTTCCGAACTTACCGGTTCTCGGAACATCCACAGCTGACGACTTCACACCGATCTTGCTCGGTGGGTTCTCCGGCCTCTGGTATGCCGCCGATGAGTCGGACGATGAGACCAAGGTCTTCTACACGGTGCCTGACCGAGGACCCAACGGAGATGCCTTCAGCGTCGACGGTGTTACCAATCGCCAGTTCCTGCTTCCTGATTATCAGGCTCAGATCGTGAGGATATACCTCGACGTCGCCACCGGCGAGCTAACCGTCGACGAACAAATTCTTCTTACTCGCGAGGATGGAGAAACCACGGTGCCGATTACCGGAATTCCAAACATTCCCGGTTTCGATGAGAAGCCGATCGACGGCAAAAGCAACGACATCGCCTATGATCCGTATGGCGGAGACATGGAAGGCATCGTGAAGCACCCGAACGGCACCTTCTACACCGTGGACGAGTACCGACCCGCGATCTACCATTTCTTCGCAGACGGAACACTGAACGCACGCTATGTGCCGGAAGGAACTTCTTTGCTCGGAGACACAGCACAACCGGAAGGCTACTATGGGATGGAAACCTTGCCGGCGGAGTACGCCAATCGTCGCGCCAACCGTGGTTTCGAAGCGGTCGCCCTGGACCCGGACAAGAACGTGGTCTACGCATTCATCCAAACACCGATGTACAATCCTGACAACTCCACACGGAACGCGTCGGATGTCATCCGGATCCTAGGAGTAGATGCGGACACTGGGGTTCCCGTAGAAGAATACATCTACCTCCTGGAGCGTAATGCAGATTCAGGATTTGGCTTCGCCCGCACCGACAAAATCGGAGACGCGGTCTATGCCGGCGGTGGAAAATTCTACGTGCTGGAGCGCGACTCGTCCAATCCAAGTCAGCCAAAAATCGGCCACAAATACATCTTCGAAATCGACATCACCTACGCGACCAACCTCCAAGGTGAAGGAGTGCCCACTCCGGTAGAAGGATTGACCTGGGAGCAACACTCTGCGGATGATCTAGCTGCCCAAGAAGTGGTGCCGGTATGGAAGGAAAAGGTTCTCAACCTCCCTACCATTGGTTACCTGCCGTCCGACAAGCCGGAAGGAATCGCATTGCTGGAAGATGGTTCACTCGCGGTGTCCAACGACAACGACTTCACTCAGGCTGGTTTCCCGGACCTGACCCTCGGTATCATCCAGTTTTCTGATAACAATGCCATGGATGCCAGTAACCGGGACGATGCCATTAACATCACCAATTGGCCAACCCTCGGTATGTATATGCCGGATACAATCGTAGCCTATGACTACGACGGCATCACCTACATCGTGACCGCCAACGAAGGAGACAGCCGCGACTACGACGGTTACTCAGAAGAAGAACGCGTTGCAGATCTGACACTGGATGAAACCGTCTTCCCGAATGCGGAATGGCTGCAAGCAGATGAAAACTTGGGACGCATCAAGACAACTTCGGCCAACGGTGACATCGATGGCGATGGTGACTTTGACCGTATCTTCACTTACGGAGCCCGCTCATTCTCCATCTGGGATCAATATGGAAATCTGGTGTTCGACTCCGGAGATGACCTGGAGCAAATCACTGCGCTCTATGATCCTGAGAACTTCAACAGCACCAACGACGAGAATGATTCCTTTGATAATCGAAGTGATGACAAGGGACCGGAGCCTGAAGGCCTGGCCATTGGAAGTTTCGGTGGAAACACTTATCTCTTCCTTGGCCTGGAGCGCGTGGGCGGAATCGTAGTTTACGACATCACTCATCCACAACACCCAGCATTCATGTTTTTCATCAATAACCGCGACTTCGACGGTGTGGCCGAAGAGTTCACCGCCGGAGATCTCGGCCCTGAAGGCCTCAAATTCCTACCCGCTGAAGGTACCTCGACTCGCACTCCATGGCTGTTGGTCGGAAACGAAGTGAGTGGCACAACTACCATCTATGACCTTGGCACCATGTTGATTCCAGCGGCCGACGACTACGAGTTCGATGGAGCTACATCAGACGCCATCAGTTTCGCCTGGGGTGAAGAAATTCATGAAGGCGAGACGGTGATTGTGGAACGTCAGGATGAGAACGGAAACTGGACTCAGGTGGCTGAATTGACTTCGGTTGATCCCACCGGATCAGATGCTGGTTTGTCTCCAGATTCCAACTACACCTACCGCTTCTTCCTGAATAAAGGCGGTTTGTATTCTGCCATCGGTGAAGAGATTGAAATCTCAACACAAGATTTCACCGGTTTCTATTTCGGACTGCTTGATGCTGAGGCGGGATCATTCGGAGCCTGGTTGACGGATGATCAGACCGCTACCGTGGTCGTTCACCTCTACGGTAGTGACAGCGTATTCTCCGTTGAAGAAGTGCCTGTCGCTGACAACGGAACATTCTCGGTGGAAACAGAATCGGGGGACATCATCACTGGGACTATCGGTTACGGAAACGCAGAACCAGTAGATGCTAAAGGTGCGGTTCGGGACGGTCACCTCGGCGACGATCCTTACCTCAGCATTGCTGTTAATGGCAGCGAAGCCACCGGAACCACCTTTGCCTCACAAGGAGAAACCAACCTGGACATGAGCCAGATCGGTTACTTTGAAGGCCTCATCGGATCATCCAGCAGCACCGGACTTCACATAGGGCTCAACGCTCCGACCGGAGAAGCCTACGCACTGATCATGTATGACGGTGGAACCACGGAAAGTGGCATTGGAACGATAGACGAAAACGGGAATATCGATATCACCACCAACCTCGGCACTGTGCTGACAGGATCCTTCAATGAAGAAACCAATTTCTTCACCGGAACCTATGCCAAGCAGGACGGAGAGGAAGGATCATTCAACTTCCTGAATCCGGATGATACTCCAATCGAGTTTTCCGAAGATCGTCTGATCAACATCTCTACACGCCTGTTCACGGGGATCGACGCTAATCGCGCCATCGCCGGTTTCGTAATCGATGGAGACGCACCCAAGACCATTTTGATCACGGCAAAGGGCTGGGACCTGCGGAACCAGGGATTTGAGAACTTTCTGCTCGACGGCATTTTGGATCTCTATCGCGGCGATGAGATGATCGGATCGTCTGACGACTGGGTCGACGAAGCCAACGCGGACCTGATTGAAGCCACCGGAGTCGCCCCGGCCGGTTTCTACGATCCAGCGATGATGGTTGTTCTGGAGCCCGGCGCTTATACAGCCATCA
This genomic stretch from Opitutia bacterium ISCC 52 harbors:
- a CDS encoding choice-of-anchor I family protein → MLLKTTVKKRILSQLTSLLILSVWAIKGITYADDPITLTPVGTYETGIFDEGASEIVDYDPVTQRIFVVNADAGVIDVLDASDPTNPTKIAAVEQPGSVNSVAVKNGIVATAVENEDVTLPGSIVFHDTDGNVLSTVTAGVLPDNIVFSPDGLKVLTANEGQPNDDYTVDPEGSVTIVDLGDGSIASVSALNNDNVTQVTFEGFNDKLYSLLNKGVRIFGPGATVAQDLEPEYIAMSADSAYAFVSLQENNAIAVIDCAAGEAIDILPLGYKDHSSGQPHLDQYTFTVPNLPVLGTSTADDFTPILLGGFSGLWYAADESDDETKVFYTVPDRGPNGDAFSVDGVTNRQFLLPDYQAQIVRIYLDVATGELTVDEQILLTREDGETTVPITGIPNIPGFDEKPIDGKSNDIAYDPYGGDMEGIVKHPNGTFYTVDEYRPAIYHFFADGTLNARYVPEGTSLLGDTAQPEGYYGMETLPAEYANRRANRGFEAVALDPDKNVVYAFIQTPMYNPDNSTRNASDVIRILGVDADTGVPVEEYIYLLERNADSGFGFARTDKIGDAVYAGGGKFYVLERDSSNPSQPKIGHKYIFEIDITYATNLQGEGVPTPVEGLTWEQHSADDLAAQEVVPVWKEKVLNLPTIGYLPSDKPEGIALLEDGSLAVSNDNDFTQAGFPDLTLGIIQFSDNNAMDASNRDDAINITNWPTLGMYMPDTIVAYDYDGITYIVTANEGDSRDYDGYSEEERVADLTLDETVFPNAEWLQADENLGRIKTTSANGDIDGDGDFDRIFTYGARSFSIWDQYGNLVFDSGDDLEQITALYDPENFNSTNDENDSFDNRSDDKGPEPEGLAIGSFGGNTYLFLGLERVGGIVVYDITHPQHPAFMFFINNRDFDGVAEEFTAGDLGPEGLKFLPAEGTSTRTPWLLVGNEVSGTTTIYDLGTMLIPAADDYEFDGATSDAISFAWGEEIHEGETVIVERQDENGNWTQVAELTSVDPTGSDAGLSPDSNYTYRFFLNKGGLYSAIGEEIEISTQDFTGFYFGLLDAEAGSFGAWLTDDQTATVVVHLYGSDSVFSVEEVPVADNGTFSVETESGDIITGTIGYGNAEPVDAKGAVRDGHLGDDPYLSIAVNGSEATGTTFASQGETNLDMSQIGYFEGLIGSSSSTGLHIGLNAPTGEAYALIMYDGGTTESGIGTIDENGNIDITTNLGTVLTGSFNEETNFFTGTYAKQDGEEGSFNFLNPDDTPIEFSEDRLINISTRLFTGIDANRAIAGFVIDGDAPKTILITAKGWDLRNQGFENFLLDGILDLYRGDEMIGSSDDWVDEANADLIEATGVAPAGFYDPAMMVVLEPGAYTAIISPKLDIDQGIAVVEVYEVNNGVIDQASQLINISTRGEVGTDASRMIGGFVVNGSDAQKIYVRSTGPSLDIPGANLLQDPKVSIRDADGTEIASNDNWRDATNVADIEATGIPPANEAEAGIVVSLDPGIYTVIVEGADSGTGLATVEIYKFED